Proteins found in one Miscanthus floridulus cultivar M001 chromosome 4, ASM1932011v1, whole genome shotgun sequence genomic segment:
- the LOC136551934 gene encoding tuliposide A-converting enzyme 1, chloroplastic-like: protein MDSGSAEIVVDCGVFRIYSDGRVERFAGMETVPAGFDADTGVTSKDVVIDAATGVATRLYLPAIHTAPSSPQSDDNDSNSATAKLPILVVFHGGFFVMGSPADPDFHRYMNSLVASARVVAVSVGYRLAPEHPLPAAYGDSWTALNWAVSGAADPWLSAHGDPGRVFVAGGSAGANIAHNMAIAAGLSGLHAAEQPPPPRVEGVLLLHPSFAGEQRMEEEEDGFWQANKRRWEAIFPGARDGLDDPRINPMAAGPPSLAKLVGERLLVCTASEDPRAPRGRAYCEAVRASGWRGKVEWFESQDEGHAFFVSGHDSPEAVALMDRVGAFIAGH from the coding sequence ATGGACTCGGGCAGCGCGGAGATCGTTGTGGATTGCGGTGTCTTCCGGATATACAGCGACGGTCGCGTCGAGCGCTTCGCCGGCATGGAAACCGTGCCCGCCGGCTTCGACGCCGACACCGGTGTCACCTCCAAAGACGTGGTCATCGACGCCGCGACCGGCGTCGCCACGCGGCTCTACCTGCCAGCCATCCATACGGCCCCGTCATCTCCCCAGTCGGACGACAACGACAGCAACAGCGCCACGGCGAAGCTCCCCATCCTCGTCGTCTTCCACGGCGGCTTCTTCGTCATGGGCTCACCGGCTGATCCTGACTTCCACCGCTACATGAACTCGCTGGTCGCCAGCGCCCGCGTCGTCGCTGTCTCCGTCGGCTACCGCCTCGCGCCTGAGCACCCGCTCCCTGCAGCCTACGGGGACTCCTGGACCGCGCTCAACTGGGCGGTTTCCGGCGCAGCAGACCCGTGGCTGTCCGCTCACGGCGACCCAGGGCGCGTCTTCGTGGCCGGTGGTAGCGCCGGGGCGAACATCGCGCACAACATGGCCATCGCCGCGGGCTTGAGCGGCTTGCACGCCGCggaacaaccaccaccaccacgcgtcGAAGGTGTGCTCCTGCTCCACCCTTCGTTTGCCGGCGAGCAGAGgatggaagaagaggaagacggatTCTGGCAAGCTAATAAGAGGAGGTGGGAGGCCATCTTCCCCGGCGCGAGAGACGGGCTGGACGATCCGAGGATCAACCCGATGGCCGCTGGCCCGCCGAGCCTGGCGAAGCTGGTGGGCGAGCGGCTGCTGGTGTGCACGGCGTCGGAGGACCCGAGGGCACCGAGGGGCCGGGCGTACTGCGAGGCCGTGAGGGCCAGCGGGTGGCGGGGGAAGGTGGAGTGGTTCGAATCACAAGACGAGGGACACGCATTCTTCGTCTCCGGCCACGACAGCCCCGAGGCCGTTGCGCTGATGGATCGAGTGGGTGCTTTCATTGCTGGCCATTGA
- the LOC136551936 gene encoding probable carboxylesterase 13 isoform X1, with product MVAKTRRQLAKLALLLLALLLLLAAILLCVFLIPRHHRRPLPPASQPGNASNPDDSIVAFDFSPYLIMYKSGRVHRLDGTARCSAGVDEATGVTSKDVVLDSRTGLAARMYLPPAHGGTKSKDSGRHPVLVFYHGGAFVIESAFTPLYHAYLNGVAAKARVVAVSMEYRLAPEHRLPTAYDDSWQALNWVARNAASGPEPWLRDRGNLSRLFVAGDSAGANIAHNMAMRAGGTETEGVGGWTAARPSRGSCSWTLTSGGRSWWPGIADCWLRGGDDLVMASTVNLGMAAHHTSGIVRKAACRLQFSENLVLGPALRLFGNHYYRRLKSQDAK from the exons ATGGTTGCCAAGACGAGGCGACAGCTCGCCAAGCTCGCGCTGCTTCTACtcgccctgctcctcctcctcgccgccatCTTGCTGTGCGTCTTCTTGATCCCGCGCCACCACAGGAGGCCGCTGCCCCCTGCGTCGCAGCCGGGGAACGCGTCGAACCCCGACGACAGCATCGTGGCGTTCGACTTCTCCCCGTACCTCATCATGTACAAGAGCGGCCGCGTGCACCGACTGGACGGCACTGCCCGGTGCTCGGCCGGCGTCGACGAGGCCACGGGGGTGACCTCCAAGGACGTGGTGCTCGACAGCCGGACCGGGCTCGCGGCTCGGATGTACCTGCCCCCGGCGCACGGCGGGACGAAAAGCAAGGACAGTGGCAGGCACCCGGTGCTGGTGTTCTACCACGGCGGCGCGTTCGTGATCGAGTCGGCGTTCACGCCGCTGTACCACGCGTACCTGAACGGGGTGGCGGCGAAGGCGCGCGTGGTGGCGGTGTCCATGGAGTACCGCCTGGCGCCGGAGCACCGGCTGCCGACGGCATACGACGACTCGTGGCAGGCGCTCAACTGGGTGGCCAGGAACGCCGCGTCCGGGCCGGAGCCGTGGCTGCGGGACCGGGGCAACCTGTCCCGGCTCTTCGTCGCAGGGGACAGCGCCGGCGCCAACATCGCGCACAACATGGCCATGCGCGCGGGGGGCACGGAGACGGAGGGCGTGGGCGGCTGGACGGCGGCGCGGCCATCACGGGGCTCCTGCTCCTGGACCCTTACTTCTGGGGGAAGAAGCTGGTGGCCGGGGATTGCTGATTGCTGGTTGCG AGGTGGTGATGATTTGGTGATGGCGAGCACGGTGAATCTGGGGATGGCAGCTCACCACACTTCTGGCATCGTGAGGAAAGCTGCCTGCAGACTGCAGT TTTCAGAAAACCTCGTACTGGGTCCAGCACTTCGGTTGTTCGGCAATCACTACTATAGAAGACTCAAGTCTCAAGACGCAAAATGA
- the LOC136551936 gene encoding probable carboxylesterase 13 isoform X2, protein MVAKTRRQLAKLALLLLALLLLLAAILLCVFLIPRHHRRPLPPASQPGNASNPDDSIVAFDFSPYLIMYKSGRVHRLDGTARCSAGVDEATGVTSKDVVLDSRTGLAARMYLPPAHGGTKSKDSGRHPVLVFYHGGAFVIESAFTPLYHAYLNGVAAKARVVAVSMEYRLAPEHRLPTAYDDSWQALNWVARNAASGPEPWLRDRGNLSRLFVAGDSAGANIAHNMAMRAGGTETEGVGGWTAARPSRGSCSWTLTSGGRSWWPGIADCWLRGGDDLVMASTVNLGMAAHHTSGIVRKAACRLQCAKDATGW, encoded by the exons ATGGTTGCCAAGACGAGGCGACAGCTCGCCAAGCTCGCGCTGCTTCTACtcgccctgctcctcctcctcgccgccatCTTGCTGTGCGTCTTCTTGATCCCGCGCCACCACAGGAGGCCGCTGCCCCCTGCGTCGCAGCCGGGGAACGCGTCGAACCCCGACGACAGCATCGTGGCGTTCGACTTCTCCCCGTACCTCATCATGTACAAGAGCGGCCGCGTGCACCGACTGGACGGCACTGCCCGGTGCTCGGCCGGCGTCGACGAGGCCACGGGGGTGACCTCCAAGGACGTGGTGCTCGACAGCCGGACCGGGCTCGCGGCTCGGATGTACCTGCCCCCGGCGCACGGCGGGACGAAAAGCAAGGACAGTGGCAGGCACCCGGTGCTGGTGTTCTACCACGGCGGCGCGTTCGTGATCGAGTCGGCGTTCACGCCGCTGTACCACGCGTACCTGAACGGGGTGGCGGCGAAGGCGCGCGTGGTGGCGGTGTCCATGGAGTACCGCCTGGCGCCGGAGCACCGGCTGCCGACGGCATACGACGACTCGTGGCAGGCGCTCAACTGGGTGGCCAGGAACGCCGCGTCCGGGCCGGAGCCGTGGCTGCGGGACCGGGGCAACCTGTCCCGGCTCTTCGTCGCAGGGGACAGCGCCGGCGCCAACATCGCGCACAACATGGCCATGCGCGCGGGGGGCACGGAGACGGAGGGCGTGGGCGGCTGGACGGCGGCGCGGCCATCACGGGGCTCCTGCTCCTGGACCCTTACTTCTGGGGGAAGAAGCTGGTGGCCGGGGATTGCTGATTGCTGGTTGCG AGGTGGTGATGATTTGGTGATGGCGAGCACGGTGAATCTGGGGATGGCAGCTCACCACACTTCTGGCATCGTGAGGAAAGCTGCCTGCAGACTGCAGT GTGCAAAGGATGCGACGGGTTGGTAG
- the LOC136551935 gene encoding probable carboxylesterase 7 codes for MASGHNCHHTRSPDRSSSIRESRSLGFSLPTRKKRGRMPELSCRVLCAALLIASLAALLVRFPIYRFLNPHAAMDPDSELEFEMPGVLSVYKTGRVERFDGTQTVPPSPDGDPANGVASKDVVLDPAAGISARLYLPDGVDPGKKLPVVVFFHGGAFMVHTTASPLYHIYAASLAAAAPAVVVSVDYRLAPEHRIPAAYDDAFAALKAVIAACRADGAEAEAEPWLAAHGDASRIVLAGDSAGGNMAHNVAIRLRKEGGIEGYGDMVSGIVLLHPYFWGKEPLGAEPTDPGYRAMFDPTWEFICGGKFGLDHPYVNPMASPEEWRQLGSRRVLVTTAEQCWFVERARAYAEGIKKCGWEGELEFYETKGEGHVFFLPKHGSDNAVKELAIVAEFVRRC; via the coding sequence ATGGCATCCGGTCACAATTGCCACCACACCAGATCTCCGGATCGTTCATCCAGTATTCGAGAATCCAGATCTCTCGGCTTCTCGCTACCAACCAGGAAGAAACGGGGCAGAATGCCCGAACTGTCGTGTCGGGTGCTCTGTGCGGCTCTTCTCATCGCTTCGCTAGCCGCTCTGCTCGTCCGGTTCCCGATCTACAGGTTCCTCAATCCCCACGCCGCCATGGACCCCGACTCCGAGCTCGAGTTCGAGATGCCCGGCGTCTTGAGCGTGTACAAGACCGGCCGCGTCGAGCGCTTCGATGGCACACAGACCGTCCCGCCGTCCCCCGACGGCGACCCCGCCAACGGCGTCGCGTCCAAGGACGTCGTCCTCGACCCCGCCGCTGGCATCTCCGCCCGCCTCTACCTCCCCGACGGAGTGGATCCCGGGAAGAAGCTCCCCGTCGTCGTGTTCTTCCACGGCGGTGCGTTCATGGTCCACACCACCGCCTCCCCGCTCTACCACATCTACGCCGCCTCCCTCGCTGCCGCGGCGCCCGCCGTCGTCGTCTCCGTTGACTACCGCCTAGCGCCCGAGCACCGCATCCCCGCCGCCTACGACGACGCGTTCGCGGCCCTGAAGGCAGTCATCGCCGCGTGCCGCGCGGATGGCGCCGAGGCGGAGGCTGAGCCCTGGCTCGCCGCGCACGGCGACGCCTCCCGCATCGTCCTTGCGGGGGACAGCGCCGGCGGTAACATGGCGCACAACGTGGCGATAAGGCTGCGCAAGGAAGGCGGCATCGAGGGTTACGGCGACATGGTCAGCGGCATCGTCCTCCTGCACCCTTACTTCTGGGGGAAGGAGCCGCTGGGCGCGGAGCCCACGGATCCCGGCTACCGCGCAATGTTCGACCCCACATGGGAATTCATTTGCGGCGGAAAGTTCGGCCTCGACCACCCCTACGTCAACCCAATGGCGTCGCCGGAGGAGTGGAGGCAGCTCGGGTCCCGCCGCGTGCTGGTGACCACGGCGGAGCAGTGCTGGTTCGTGGAGAGGGCAAGGGCGTACGCAGAGGGGATCAAGAAGTGCGGCTGGGAGGGGGAGCTCGAGTTCTACGAGACCAAGGGCGAGGGGCACGTCTTCTTCTTGCCTAAACACGGCAGCGACAACGCCGTCAAGGAGCTCGCCATCGTGGCCGAATTCGTCAGGCGTTGTTGA